The Curtobacterium herbarum genome contains the following window.
TCACCACGAGCACAACGACCGCCAGCTACCACGTCAAGCAGGGCGACACCGTCTCCGGCATCGCGGCGAAGGTCGGCGTCTCCACCGCCGCGCTCCTCACCGCCAACGAGCTCTCGCAGCGCAGCGTCATCTACCCCGGGCAGTCGCTCCGCGTCCCGGCCGGGCAGTCCAGCACCACGAAGACGGCCACGACCGCCGGACCCGCCACCTCGAGTGCCGCGCCCACCACGAGCGCCACCGTCCGCCGCGCCGGCTCGGTGACGGTCGGCAACGGCGACACCATCCTCTCGGTCGCGACCACGCACGGCGTCTCGGTGTCGTCGCTCCTGGCGGCGAACGGCCTGACCTACACGAGCACGATCTACGCCGGCAGCACCCTCGTCCTGCCCGCCAGCGGCCCCTCGCTCTCCAGCGAGCAGCGCGCGAACGCCGCGACGATCGTCCGGGTCGGCCGGTCGCTCGGCGTCTCGGACCGCGGCCTCGTCATCGCGCTCGCCACCGCGATGCAGGAGTCGAACCTGCGGAACCTGGCACACGGCGACCGCGACTCCGTCGGCCTGTTCCAGCAGCGTCCGAGCCAGGGCTGGGGCACGCCCGCCCAGCTGCAGGACACGGTCTACGCGTCCGAGCTGTTCTTCGGCGGCTCGCGCAACCCGAACCCCGGCGTCACCGCCGGCCTGCTCGACATCCCGGGCTGGTCGTCGATGAGCGTGACCGAGGCGGCGCAGGCCGTCCAGCGCTCCGCGTACCCGAAGGCGTACGCGCAGTGGGAGCAGTCCGCGCACGCGTGGCTCCGCTCGCTCTGAGCCCCGCACGCTGACCTCCTCGCGCTGACCTGCTCGCGCTGACCCCCGTCGGGCCCACCCGGCGTCCCCTCCTGGTCCGCACCGCCGGCCTGGTCCGCACCGCCGGGTCATCCCTCCGGTCGAGATCGTGTAACGACCGGTGCGCCGGTGCCGGTCATCCCCGTCCGGATTCGTAGAATGCCGCAGATGACCACGAACGCCGCCACGGACCCGATGATCGGTCGCATGATCGATCAGCGGTACCGCGTCCGATCCCGGATCGCGCGCGGCGGCATGGCGACCGTGTACCTGGCGACCGACGTGCGCCTGGAACGTCGTGTCGCGGTGAAGATCATGCACGGGCACCTGGCCGACGACCAGGCCTTCCGGGAACGCTTCATCCAGGAGGCCCGTTCGGCCGCCCGACTGTCGCACCCGAACCTGGTCGGCGTCTACGACCAGGGCGCCGAGGACGACTGCGTCTACATCGTGATGGAGTACATCCCGGGCATCACGCTCCGCGACCTGCTCCACGAACACCGCGCGCTGACGCCCGAGCAGGCGACGGACATCCTCCGCGCCGTGCTCGCCGGCCTGGCCTCGGCCCACCGCGCCGGCATCGTGCACCGCGACCTCAAGCCCGAGAACGTCCTGCTCGCCGACGACGGGCGCATCAAGCTCGGCGACTTCGGCCTGGCCCGGGCGACGACCGCGAACACCGCAACCGGGGCCGCGCTGCTCGGCACGATCGCGTACCTCTCCCCCGAACTCGTCACCCGCGGCGCCGCCGACTCGCGCAGTGACATCTACGCGCTCGGCATCATGCTCTACGAGATGCTCACCGGCGAGCAGCCCTACAAGGGCGAGCAGCCGATGCAGATCGCCTACCAGCACGCGAACGACACGGTCCCCGCACCGAGCGCCGCGCTGCCGAGCGTCCCGGCGGAGCTCGACGAGCTCGTCGCCTGGGCCACGGCGCGCGACCCGCGCGACCGTCCCCTCGACGCCCGCGAGATGCTCGACCACATGGCGGGCGTGCAGCAGCGCGCGACCGGCCAGTACCGGACCGCCGTGCTGCGCCCCGAGAACGCGACCGCGATCCTCCCGTCCGGCGGCAGCGCCGGGGCTGCCGGGTTCGGCGACGACATCGAGGACGCCAGCGAGC
Protein-coding sequences here:
- a CDS encoding LysM peptidoglycan-binding domain-containing protein yields the protein MDRDTTPDEAARRLRSSRFATMPIVLAGTIAVTAGLTGPIAHIEQRHDDDSNRRHVDEDRNLGSGPVFGTAVARQQQPDVTTVAATRTAAPTTYTVRQGDTVSAIAARYGLSAQEILVRNGLGWNTIIHAGQTLRLASTPVGGAVTTSTTTASYHVKQGDTVSGIAAKVGVSTAALLTANELSQRSVIYPGQSLRVPAGQSSTTKTATTAGPATSSAAPTTSATVRRAGSVTVGNGDTILSVATTHGVSVSSLLAANGLTYTSTIYAGSTLVLPASGPSLSSEQRANAATIVRVGRSLGVSDRGLVIALATAMQESNLRNLAHGDRDSVGLFQQRPSQGWGTPAQLQDTVYASELFFGGSRNPNPGVTAGLLDIPGWSSMSVTEAAQAVQRSAYPKAYAQWEQSAHAWLRSL